Proteins encoded in a region of the Apostichopus japonicus isolate 1M-3 chromosome 19, ASM3797524v1, whole genome shotgun sequence genome:
- the LOC139959847 gene encoding protein sidekick homolog → MESWRSIWSIYLLFFVCSVSFAQLPRLTTAPTAGILSSDGVTVLWQAWSSATDEGIGPVIGYVVEAQNTISGDVRSIDAGTSTSIKVDQLTFEQDYDITVICVASNGRGAPSPALSVTIPCGVPTEAPVLTSLESVNKTALRLSWTNPPQESWRCSNLDDIMISYEYKLDEDSDFPTSSDNPKAPLADGELVIGGLEACGQYEVVAFTYASTAMEYSSEVSNVINGTTELDLVGVISNPSSTGQANIAPNFILTWQPPSGGLCKPDKYIIDYAVVQRLACPDPVETIATMNETETLGSPYLLTDLEFYAEYEINITGVNDLGNGETFSHRDSTRGGVPSSAPMPSLMEELAAPGELHFNWTALPCEEVRGVFRRYLYELYEEEKKERIDFGQNRKIDDLETSFTGLKGCTGFNFRVRVTNADGVGPFSELLPVTTPTEAPGFVGNLMVSPSVDSPTSLNASWVPDTTTPCGPDAYNLEYTLKVLDRCEDVDMPPVALPAIPVSDLSYVVEDLEPYSEYVVSVYASNSGGNSSKVEKVVFTGEQAPTGMPSDIVANTVEYNKLAFYFSELPCGTRHGDITVYNFKLRQVDTDEVIMTGTTDQTRVTLEGLTRDTEYGIMINAENSAGPGSFSEEVLQYTALGLPSEPLRLATYDSPSALMPLTWQPPAMPNGAITRYDIQYWESATEGAEPTSIEFTDVNANQLRLMITDVEPLKEYTFRISATNEAGEGYWSNNFTQLIEEGAPSRVVDLSVTEIMEEAITIEWSEPLEPRGIISKYIVQYVVSDRPYYENEVAEKSITVLLEPDVTTFEITDLEPATEYSIKVLARTSKKEGESSMVKQFTLPPEDIPEPENVMIVSADVSEDGTIIVKLPPISYKYATAYQIGVHCKDVESEPTFFDGENSTDCSYIAGEVPNMEEDQEFIVGDGKKYGNYENKLLKKDMEYDIYVSIVTRTSEGAGVSWGAEPLEAEEKSSAGLIILWIFIIILLIIIILLVIWCVYSYRKKQQNEKKPPSAPEEDVPLK, encoded by the exons GTATGTTGTGGAGGCACAGAATACCATCAGTGGAGACGTGCGATCCATAGATGCTGGAACCTCTACGAGTATCAAAGTGGATCAGTTGACGTTTGAACAAGACTATGACATTACCGTGATCTGTGTGGCTAGCAACGGCAGGGGTGCACCCAGCCCCGCGTTGTCTGTTACGATCCCATGCGGAG TCCCGACGGAAGCACCGGTCCTTACAAGTTTGGAAAGTGTCAATAAGACGGCTCTTCGTCTGTCTTGGACG AATCCTCCCCAGGAGTCATGGAGATGCAGTAACTTGGATGACATCATGATCAGTTACGAGTACAAGCTAGACGAGGATTCAGACTTCCCCACATCTTCCGATAATCCTAAAGCACCCCTCGCAGACGGCGAGTTGGTCATCGGAGGCCTGGAAGCCTGCGGTCAGTATGAAGTCGTAGCCTTCACGTACGCGAGCACCGCCATGGAATATTCTAGCGAGGTGTCCAATGTCATCAACGGGACGACCGAACTCGACC TCGTTGGCGTGATCAGCAACCCAAGCTCAACGGGTCAGGCAAATATCGCACCCAACTTCATCCTCACCTGGCAACCGCCCTCCGGAGGCCTCTGTAAGCCCGATAAATACATAATTGACTACGCTGTGGTGCAAAGGCTAGCCTGCCCAGACCCTGTCGAGACCATAGCCACCATGAACGAGACAGAAACCCTAGGATCACCGTACCTCCTGACCGATCTGGAGTTTTACGCAGAGTATGAAATTAATATCACGGGTGTGAACGATCTCGGAAACGGAGAAACATTCTCTCACCGTGACAGTACCCGAGGCGGAG TGCCATCCTCTGCCCCTATGCCTTCACTTATGGAGGAATTGGCAGCACCTGGGGAGTTGCACTTCAACTGGACGGCGTTGCCGTGTGAGGAGGTTCGGGGGGTGTTCCGCCGGTATCTCTACGAACTCTAcgaagaggaaaaaaaagaacgCATTGATTTCGGTCAGAATAGGAAAATCGACGACCTTGAGACGTCCTTCACAGGTCTCAAAGGTTGCACTGGATTCAACTTTAGAGTGAGAGTTACGAACGCCGATGGCGTGGGACCTTTCAGCGAGCTACTGCCAGTAACAACACCAACCGAAG CCCCCGGTTTCGTTGGGAACCTAATGGTGAGCCCCTCTGTGGACTCTCCGACTTCGCTGAATGCCTCGTGGGTGCCGGACACGACCACACCCTGTGGACCGGACGCATATAACCTAGAGTATACCCTGAAGGTGCTCGACAGGTGTGAAGACGTAGACATGCCACCTGTAGCCCTGCCAGCCATTCCGGTCTCCGATCTAAGTTACGTCGTAGAGGATCTAGAGCCGTACTCTGAATATGTCGTCAGCGTCTACGCCAGCAATTCGGGCGGAAATTCTTCAAAGGTCGAGAAAGTTGTCTTTACCGGAGAGCAAG CTCCCACCGGCATGCCCAGCGATATCGTAGCCAATACCGTGGAATACAACAAACTGGCGTTTTACTTCAGCGAGCTACCGTGCGGCACGAGGCACGGAGACATCACCGTGTACAATTTTAAACTGAGGCAGGTCGACACGGACGAGGTCATCATGACCGGTACCACAGACCAGACCCGCGTGACTCTAGAAGGTCTGACCCGTGACACTGAGTACGGAATCATGATAAATGCCGAAAACAGCGCCGGTCCCGGTAGTTTCAGCGAGGAAGTCTTGCAGTACACAGCTCTTGGAC TGCCCTCGGAACCCTTGAGGCTGGCCACTTATGACTCTCCTTCTGCCTTGATGCCATTGACGTGGCAACCGCCTGCCATGCCTAACGGTGCCATCACACGCTACGATATCCAATACTGGGAGAGCGCCACCGAGGGAGCAGAACCTACGTCTATCGAATTTACTGATGTAAACGCAAATCAGTTGAGGTTGATGATCACTGACGTGGAACCGTTAAAGGAATATACCTTTAGG ATTTCAGCGACTAATGAAGCTGGAGAAGGTTATTGGTCTAACAACTTCACCCAATTAATTGAAGAAGGAG CTCCGAGCCGAGTCGTCGATCTGTCCGTTACAGAGATCATGGAGGAGGCTATCACTATCGAATGGTCAGAACCCTTAGAACCCAGAGGAATTATATCCAAATATATC GTCCAGTACGTCGTGAGTGACCGGCCTTATTACGAGAATGAGGTGGCCGAGAAGAGCATTACCGTGCTGCTAGAACCCGATGTGACTACATTTGAAATTACAGACTTAGAACCTGCGACCGAATATAGCATCAAGGTATTGGCTCGTACGTCCAAGAAGGAGGGAGAATCTTCCATGGTGAAGCAATTTACGCTTCCTCCAGAag ATATTCCTGAACCAGAGAATGTCATGATCGTGTCCGCCGATGTCAGTGAGGACGGCACTATTATCGTCAAGCTTCCTCCTATCTCGTACAAGTATGCTAC TGCGTATCAAATCGGCGTCCACTGCAAGGACGTTGAAAGCGAGCCGACGTTTTTCGACGGCGAAAATTCAACGGACTGCTCGTACATCGCGGGAGAAGTTCCCAACATGGAAGAGGACCAGGAATTCATCGTGGGTGACGGAAAGAAGTACGGCAATTACGAAAATAAGTTGTTGAAGAAAGACATGGAGTACGATATCTACGTGTCCATAGTCACACGCACGTCCGAG ggCGCTGGAGTGAGTTGGGGAGCTGAACCCTTAGAAG CTGAAGAAAAGAGTTCCGCAGGTCTGATCATCTTGTGGATCTTCATCATCATTCTTCTCATCATCATAATTTTACTCGTCATCTGGTGTGTTTACTCGTACCGAAAAAAGCAGCAAAA TGAGAAGAAACCACCGAGCGCCCCAGAAGAAGACGTACCCCTGAAGTAA